A window of Strigops habroptila isolate Jane chromosome 5, bStrHab1.2.pri, whole genome shotgun sequence genomic DNA:
aagaaggggaaaagaggtAGAGAGGGGTTTGAGTTTCTGTTCTTCAAGTGTTTGTGCAGGGGATGTGCTACATGGCTTCTTGAAGTGAGTCTTCTTGTACAGCTGCTCTTCAGGAAGATTTGCTGTGAGTACAAAAGCTATATTCTTCTTGTGGTTTTTAAGCTTTGTTTTGGTTCATTAAGAGTTCTTACTACTGTAATGTATCTAACTCTAGTGTTGTAATAtgttggaaacatttttctgaaatgtgggttttttcatggTGTTCACGTTTTGTTGGGGGAAAGGGATGATGTCTTGGCAAGGTAACTGTAAAGGACTCTCCCTAGTTGTCTCAGTTTAAAGCTGACTAATGCTTTTTTGTGGGATATCAGGGAAAGTTGAAATGCTGCTGGTTAAGGAGGATTTTAGTTGGATGGAGGTGGTTTGTCAGATAACTTGTGTAtggttgttttgattttattgtgtttttcaTGGATTGTGTAGAGTTTGAAGAGTATCTTGAGACTTGTTAGTAACTACAGTCAGGAGCCTGGTAGGACTAGACTGGTTTGGAAAACAGTGTTTGAACCCCATAGTCTGGACCTGGGCTACTTCTATCACTGTCTTGGTGTGCACTCAGAATTGTTTCCTAGGAGAGCAAGGTATTCTGTTCAGTACTGCTGAGAAACTTTTACCAAGGCCCTCATGAGGTTTTTTTGGCTTGGAGCACTTCTGGTTGTTgtatgttgttgttttttggttttgcgGGGGTTTTctgggggggttttgttggttggttggttggtttggtggtgtttgttcTTAGAAAAGCTCAGTTCCTGATACTCAGTTTTCATAATGACCTCATGGGATTTACCCTTCAGTTTTGAAACCTGACACTAGAATAGTAACACCTTAACATCAACACTGCTGTGCCAAGTCCAGatctctgttttgcttttccaattcCACGATATGTTTAAGGAGTACAGTGAATGCAGCTTACAGCTTGCTCCTGATTTATGATCCTActtgcaattaaaaaacccaaaactacacaaaaaactccaaacaaacaaaaaaaccgcagcaaattaaaatagtaaataaatatttaagaggAGTAAGATTTAAAACTTCAGTATGGAGCAATAAAGATGTTATCAACAGTTGCAAAAGTAATagtataaagcaaaaaaaaaatcttgctttgtTGTTTGACTTCAAGATCAAGCCTACTGAGAGCTATTCATACCCACCCATGTAGATGTGAAGTACACAAGGTCATTCAAATGCTGTTAGTGCTGCTCTTTGGGCTAAGAAAACAGGCTTGTACATACCTTTTATGCATAAGAAGCAGTAGCTCTATTCCTCATAATTTTCTAGAATGTGATTTCTTATCTGTGATTATTAACAACTGACTTCTATTTTCACCGATAGAACAAAGCAGTAAGGTCAAGGGTTAGCAAGATTAAACTAGTTGGCTTTGTTAAGAAACTGGGAGACTTGGATAAGAGGTTAGATAGCTactccaaaaaataaaaattaggtGGTCACTGCTATAAGCTGCCTGCTACTCACCGATGTTAATCAATTGTACAGGGAAACCAGATTAACTGATTACAATTCACAAAACAAAGAGGTAAAGGAATACAGAAGGGGAGGAATCCTTGTTTATCTTAAAGTATGAATACCTACCAGTGCTTAAAATTGTTTAGGAGTAAACAAAAGTCAGTATTAATCACAAGCCCCATAATTTGATTCTTCAGAATACATCAGACTGTTACTCTTAATCtcaagagcaaaaaaaaaaaaaaactggaGCAAAAGCTCTTTGTTTAGGAAAATCACAGTGTGATAGAGACATGACGAGCCAGATTGTAAACAAAAGGCTGAGAATGAATTTAGTGATATTCAAAACTGCaatcctgaaaacaaaaattcatcTGGTGCTTTAGTCTGGTGGACATCTTTTTGATAGTACTACTGTCTCATGTGTCTAAAGCTGCATGTTGTTTGCATCCAAAAGTGCATCAGTCTAGTCAGGAGCGAGCAACTTGTTGCCTTTGTGATGTCTAAGGCTATTTGGGAACCAGAAGGGGGTTCTGTGCTGTTTGCCATCAATGTATCTCAACTCAGTCAAGATTGCAAAGCTATGCGATAGCTCAGATTCTTTCCAGAGCAGGACAGGATCcacctttttgcttttgaaatgcagatAGTGGTGGTCTGGGTCAGAGTTTGGAAACTGTCCCTGTGTGTGTGAAGAGTTCTTCAGTCTGAGGAGGTTGATTCAAACACAACTCTGATCTTCTGGCTTAATGGCTAGGATGCTCTCTGTAGGTAATGAGGGTGAAGGACCTAGATATTTTTTATCTCAAATCCTATCTTTCAATACACAAAACATCTTAAGGTCTGTGGGCAAGAGCTGGACTGTCCAGTGGTATAATGTCCCTGGGGTAGAAGAATCCTGAGTTCAAGTCCCTTTTTTTAGAGACACTCTAATGGGtagctgcccagagaggttcTTCATTCTTCCATGGGTATTCCCCCCAGACATCTTATAACTAAGACACTGATCTAGGAAGTGGAGGTAAGGGTCTGAATCCATTCAAGTGGAATGGCAGTTCTGCCTTCTCCCTGTGAGCCCAAGGCACTACACTGTTGGTGATGGCAGCAGCACTTCTACCCTGCCATCACGTTATAGCACCTGCCCCTTCTGAAAGTGCATCCTCAAGGGAAGGATGCACATCTTGGTAGAAGAATCAGAACTGAAGCCTTGGAAGAGACTGAGATTTAGGAAAAGCTATGCTGTATCTTTCTACTGGGAATGGGGAGGCTAACTGACATGATACCTGTTGCAAATCCTGCTGTGAGGTCCCAGCTCTCACCAAATATGGAGACTGCTAGTTTAAGCCTGGGGATtctgctctggggctgggaaCCTGGAGGTTAGGAACTGCACCATTTCGTGTCATAGGTAGTGTTCTTCCTCCTGAAGCTGTAGCTGTGTCTGAAAGCCTGCACGTGTCTGAGTCCTAGGTCTGTTTCCACTGTGTGCTGGACAAAGTTACTAGTATGGAAATACCTAGAGGCTGACTACTAGATGGCAAGTAAACAGCCTTGCTCTTCTGCTGAAAGCCTGCCACTCTCCCCAGCAGCGCCAGTGCAACGCATTCCTGGAGTGATGCACTTCTTGGAATGAGGGATTCAGAACTAGCTTGTCCATGGCACAATAGTggtaaaaatatataaagaatgTATTTGTATGTTCAGTTGCTGAGCTGTCATCTTTGTTTGAATCCTCCTATGTTTCACTTTCTGCTGCCCTTCCTCCCCCACCAAACTGAAACTTAAAAGCTGTCATTAGAGTACAGGTTGTCTGGAGGTCAAATTTTTACTGAGATCATTTTAAACATAGCTCTGTACTTGATTGAGAGGCTGTGCAGCATGTTCTCTATTTCTGTACTATTACCACATAACACAATAAGCCTgtatctcttttctttcctgctagACTCTAGTTATTGCCCATGAGACATGTATTAAAGGAGTAGTAACcttgttttctccctgtgaaTTGAGAACGTAGACTAGCAATCTTTGGTTCAGTTTCTGCTAGCTGCCTTCTCCCTAGGCCATGGGTTCTGGAGAGCACGCAGTCCACATAGATATCCCAGAAGAGCTGAGCCAGGTCCCAGAACAAAGCCCCATGTTTCAAGTTCTCTGATGATTTCAGGAAGACCATGAAGTCCCAAAAGCCACTGACAGAGTCAGAAATATGAGGCTTTCTCATCTCCAGTAAGACAGCTGAGGAGGATTCCCAACACTGGGGGTCTGCTCGTCCAAGAGCTAGTGGATCAATTTGGCTATGGCAGAGGAAGGGTGTCATGCAGAACGCTCCCATAATTAGCAGAGAGTAGGTGAGTCTCATGTTGCAGTGGATTCTTCTTCTGTTCCCAAGGTCCATTGTacactgaaatgtaaaaaacccaaaaagattaaaaactcCTCACTCTTAGATGCAGGAACAAAGCCCTGGTACCTCACATTATATAGAAGGCGCTTCAGATGTTGGTAATTGTTTCTGTGATCTTTAAAGATCTGTATATGGTTTTTTTGCATGTATGAATATAAATACTAGTGGAGTCGCATCACTGTGCAGCAGAAGCATGTGTTAAAATTTGTTAATCATCCTCAAATCCATCCGATGAACTCTTTTTATGTGGAACTCTTCATATTGAAACTTTTTGTCCTTGATTTACAGGTCCCTAAccttttacagtaaaaaaacatTCGTTCTTACAGAGAATTTAAGCCTTTAGGCAGTCTTGCTTTCCTCAAAACTTTAAGCCCTTTAAAATAGTTTGCAGACTCACAGGGATCTGTGGACAGCAGGTGGAAAACTACTTGTTGAAAGTGTCTTCTAATGAATTAAGGGTAGATTCCAAAATAATCCATTGAAACAGGAGTGTTTTACCTGCtaaaatgcagaactgaaagGAGGATGTAGCAAAGCCATGGCATAGCAGcaggtttatatatatatatataaaaacatatatataaaaaaaagtacagaTGTCTTTTGTAGATCGATGTAACAATTGTCTGTTAGGAAAAATTGTGAATTTTGATAAGTAGCAGCTATAGTGGGAGAAATCCTGAGAACAATAACCTTTGGACAAAGGTACAGCTGTCTCtatcagatttcttttctagTACATCCTTCTATTGTGCATTTTCTAACATGCTTCTAGTATTTCTCATATTACATTTCTGATACACATTTCTAATGTGTAACAGATTTGGGGGTGGGTTTTAGTGTAGCTCATGGCATGTGGAGAACCTCCCATTTGTGGAAATCCACGATATCTGAGATCAGCTTTTAGGACAAACAATTCTGTTTAATGTGTGTGTTGATCTCTTGAGCATTCATGCTTTTATGTGTTTGGTTTGATTGTTGGAGGGTGTTGCCAGGGGAGAAGCTACCTCTCCTCATGAGCTTAAGTTAATAATCAACTGGCTTTTTGTGTAGAGTGTAGATCACTCACTTCTATGAGTGATCATCGAGAGCCCAAGAAATGTTTCTCTGCTCCATGAAGACAAATGTTGAAGGCAGGAGAAGTGTGCAGACAGATTGTATGTGAAAAGTGGCCACGCCACAGCCAGTGTGCAAGCCCAGGGAGGGGCAAGTTGCTTGTGGAACATATTTCATTGTAGATCTAAAGCACTCTTCAGAGACTTCAGTCCTGGCAGTGATATTCTTAGCTAACCCCCTATCTGGCTACCTGGTCAGGTTCTGGGAACGTTTTGGAGGTATTCAGACTTTACTCTCCAACTGCTTGCAGTCACTTTTTAATCTGAGTTGGGATCTCATGAGGAGAATTGGCTTGACAGCCTTGGATCTGAACCCTGAAGTTAACGAATAGAAGAGGTGTGGCACACTCTTCACATGCTGCTCTGCTTACTTGGATGTCACCTATGacagtggtggtggtagtgATGAGGTTgcccctgtgctgctcccaaGATCTCTGGAAGCATCGCTCTTTTGTACCATAGTGCGCAAGGCAGGTTTTGATTGCTTTCTCTGAACCAAAATTGAAGACGTCCTGTGAGTCAATGCTTCATTcttatttgtttgttcattGGAGCCTTTTCCACTATGCAGCAGACACCTGGGCATATATGCTATGCAATTTGTACATACTTATCTGTTTACTGAGACTTTTTCAAGGGACATAATTAACTTTATCAACCTTCtagttttcaaagcaatttaGCAATCTCAGATATGAccatggggaagaaaaacccccaaacaaaaacagtCACCAACAAGAAAGTTCAAGGGAGTAATACTAAAACTGGCTTTTAAGTGTGTCACTTGGACGGGGCCATCTATTTTGCACTGGTTACCAACTGAATaggttgctttgctttttctgcccCTCAGCCCCTTTGGAAACTTTCTACGTTACAAAAATGGGTGGGACAAGGGTAAGGGTTCTAGATTTGCCAGAGGTGTGAGCAAAGGgactgccctgggcagggcgTTAATACAATGGTGGGTGCCATTTCAGGTGTGGTGTGTATGGCATTGGTCAGGGCCAGTAGTCAGGACCACTAGTCCTTATGGTCTGGTCTAGTCTAATCCTGGCAGCATTTTGCTCTTAGTCTTTTACAAAGTTCAGATTCAATTTTTTAGATGGCTGAGAGCTGAGGGGATACTCAGGGAATGTCAATTTTCATTGATCTGTTACCTGAGCTTGTGGTGAATGCTTCCAGCAATTCCCTGTTCCCACTCCCCTCTCCAGTTTTTAGATCTTTCTGCCCATAAACTGAACTTCGTGTGTGTGCTATTCGTACTTGGCTCTGACTTTTCTTcgttcttttttcctttttgttttccctcttctcctggCAGTTTACCCCTCCTTTCCACTCCCCGTCACGAACAGCGCCTTACAATAGCAATAATCATTAAAAAGTTAATTAGTTCCTCTGTTGTCATCGTTTTACTTGGCTGTGGCTATCGGCTGTGACTAGTCACTCGATCCTAGCCCCCGGGGAAGCCGAGCCCGGTCCCGCGGAGCCGGAGCGGGCGCCCGTCTCGGCGGCGAGCGCTGTTTGCGGAGCGCCCGCGGGCAGCTCCGCCAGTCCGGGACTCAGCCGGGCTCCCCGCCCGCCCGAGCCGACCCCGctcccgccccgtcccgcccgCTCCGGCGcctccggccccgccgcccgcagcCCTTACCTCGGC
This region includes:
- the FAM237A gene encoding protein FAM237A, whose protein sequence is MDLGNRRRIHCNMRLTYSLLIMGAFCMTPFLCHSQIDPLALGRADPQCWESSSAVLLEMRKPHISDSVSGFWDFMVFLKSSENLKHGALFWDLAQLFWDIYVDCVLSRTHGLGRRQLAETEPKIASLRSQFTGRKQGIFPHIQRSPVLKKKDSIEDLISIHMHKSRSMLLGRITEELGKKKK